In Persicimonas caeni, a single window of DNA contains:
- a CDS encoding trypsin-like peptidase domain-containing protein, whose translation MPLGNLLSRAPLVVVFALLLTAGCEAPPEAHSEPNREAPEATKAAGEASKADTASKKPQPTPPAPAASPTRPASFADIVAKVRPAVVNIYTRKQVVTRSRISPFTRRGIVPQRRVAESLGSGFIIDKEGHVLTNFHVVDNATEIGVRLLDERFFEAELIGADPKTDVALLRIKKGKDLPVIELGDAHKLRVGDWVVAIGNPLGLASTVTAGIASAIGRKGIPISEEMRYQDFIQTDASINPGNSGGPLINTDGEVVGINTAISAEGQGIGFAIPINMAQDILPQLKKKGRVERSWLGIYIGEIPGAVRRELGLSKGDGGALVTRVVPGGPAEKAKLQRGDIIMAVDGKAIDDAGHLTWLASNLGIGRTVVVDLQRGDKRMKTELTLGALPD comes from the coding sequence ATGCCGCTGGGGAACTTGCTGTCGAGAGCTCCTCTCGTCGTTGTGTTCGCGTTGCTGCTCACCGCAGGCTGTGAGGCGCCTCCCGAGGCGCACTCCGAGCCCAACCGTGAGGCGCCCGAGGCGACAAAGGCGGCAGGCGAGGCCAGCAAGGCCGACACAGCGAGCAAGAAGCCCCAGCCGACCCCGCCTGCCCCGGCGGCATCCCCCACCCGACCCGCCAGCTTTGCCGACATCGTCGCCAAGGTCCGCCCGGCGGTCGTCAACATCTACACTCGCAAGCAAGTCGTCACCCGCAGCCGCATCTCCCCCTTCACCCGCCGCGGCATCGTCCCCCAGCGTCGCGTCGCCGAGAGCCTCGGCTCGGGCTTTATCATCGACAAAGAGGGCCACGTTCTGACCAACTTCCACGTGGTCGACAACGCCACCGAAATCGGGGTGCGTCTGCTCGACGAGCGTTTCTTCGAGGCCGAACTCATCGGCGCCGACCCCAAGACCGACGTGGCCCTGTTGCGCATCAAAAAAGGCAAGGATTTGCCGGTCATCGAATTGGGCGACGCGCACAAGCTTCGGGTAGGCGACTGGGTCGTCGCCATCGGCAACCCCTTGGGGCTGGCCAGCACGGTCACCGCGGGCATCGCCAGCGCCATCGGCCGCAAGGGCATCCCCATCAGCGAGGAGATGCGCTACCAAGACTTCATCCAGACCGACGCCTCCATCAACCCCGGAAACTCCGGAGGCCCGCTCATCAACACCGACGGAGAAGTCGTGGGCATCAACACCGCCATCAGCGCCGAGGGCCAGGGGATCGGGTTCGCCATTCCCATCAACATGGCCCAGGACATCTTGCCCCAACTCAAAAAGAAGGGCCGCGTCGAGCGCAGTTGGCTGGGCATCTACATCGGCGAGATTCCCGGTGCGGTGCGTAGAGAACTGGGGCTGAGCAAAGGGGACGGCGGCGCGCTCGTCACCCGCGTGGTCCCGGGCGGCCCGGCCGAAAAGGCCAAGCTGCAGCGTGGCGACATCATCATGGCCGTCGACGGCAAGGCGATCGACGACGCCGGCCACCTGACCTGGTTGGCTAGCAACCTGGGCATCGGCCGCACCGTGGTCGTCGACCTGCAGCGCGGCGACAAGCGCATGAAGACCGAGCTCACCCTGGGCGCCCTGCCCGACTGA
- a CDS encoding hybrid sensor histidine kinase/response regulator — protein MDMPSTMMTDEQEESLRVLFLPENPHDVTTAEKIFGDADIDLAPCSSLTEVLCKLDQGAGVILATEEQLLDEELDRLVERLEAQPAWSDLPLLVITRSGKPYPVSQRLAEAGNVSFIERPIHFKPLVSIVRAALRDRQRQYAIRRSLANRDRFLAMLGHELRNPLAAIIFGVDQLETDADGSAREIIRRQSANLERIVDDLLDVSRISRGALSFDKERVDLAQLTRETVSAFENIAADEGVEMTLEVEDDAPHWVYGDAVRLEQMFGNLLKNAVRYTPEHGRVDVSVSREADEVVVRVTDNGIGIPEEMLQNIFELFSQAHVDFSRREGGLGLGLSLAHSIVESHGGDIVARSDGKGEGSVFEVRLPAEETTASQGPEGGSEAHEPERPDDQAPSKDERAEGLRLLVVEDVDDVREPFCEMLRLRGYEADEAATGQAGIDAAHEHSYDVVLLDIGLPDLDGFEVAQTMRADGYEGLLVALTGYSSEEDRQRADAAGFDTLLTKPVSFHKLEEAIATVQTGWSSPPS, from the coding sequence ATGGATATGCCGTCCACGATGATGACTGACGAGCAGGAGGAGTCCCTCAGGGTCCTCTTTCTTCCCGAGAATCCCCACGATGTGACCACCGCCGAGAAAATCTTTGGAGACGCCGACATCGACTTGGCGCCTTGCTCTTCGCTGACGGAGGTACTCTGCAAACTCGACCAGGGCGCCGGGGTGATCTTGGCGACCGAGGAGCAGTTGCTCGACGAGGAACTCGACCGACTCGTCGAACGACTCGAGGCGCAGCCGGCGTGGTCCGACCTGCCGCTGTTGGTGATCACACGCAGCGGCAAGCCCTATCCGGTCTCGCAGCGCCTTGCCGAGGCGGGAAACGTCAGCTTCATCGAACGCCCCATCCATTTCAAACCACTGGTGTCGATCGTTCGGGCGGCGTTGCGCGACCGCCAACGCCAGTACGCGATTCGCCGCTCGCTGGCCAATCGCGACCGCTTCTTGGCCATGCTCGGTCACGAACTGCGCAATCCGCTGGCCGCCATCATTTTCGGCGTCGACCAACTCGAAACCGACGCCGATGGTTCGGCCCGCGAGATCATTCGTCGCCAGAGCGCCAACCTGGAGCGCATCGTCGATGATCTGCTCGACGTCAGCCGCATCAGCCGTGGCGCGCTGTCGTTCGACAAGGAGCGGGTCGACTTGGCCCAGCTGACGCGCGAGACGGTCAGCGCCTTCGAAAACATCGCTGCCGACGAGGGCGTCGAGATGACCCTCGAAGTGGAAGACGACGCACCGCATTGGGTCTACGGCGACGCCGTGCGGCTCGAGCAGATGTTCGGAAACCTTCTCAAAAACGCGGTACGCTACACCCCGGAACATGGCCGCGTCGACGTCTCGGTGAGCCGAGAGGCTGACGAGGTGGTCGTCAGAGTGACCGACAACGGCATCGGCATCCCCGAAGAAATGCTCCAGAACATCTTCGAACTCTTCTCGCAAGCGCATGTCGACTTCAGTCGTCGCGAAGGGGGGCTCGGCCTTGGATTGAGCCTGGCGCACAGCATCGTCGAGAGCCACGGCGGAGACATCGTCGCCAGGAGCGACGGCAAGGGCGAGGGGAGTGTGTTCGAGGTGCGACTGCCTGCCGAGGAGACGACCGCCTCGCAGGGACCAGAAGGCGGCTCCGAGGCGCATGAGCCGGAACGTCCCGACGACCAAGCTCCCTCGAAAGACGAGAGAGCCGAGGGCCTGCGCCTGTTGGTCGTCGAAGATGTCGATGATGTGCGCGAGCCATTTTGTGAGATGTTGCGCCTGCGTGGCTACGAGGCGGACGAGGCCGCCACCGGGCAGGCGGGGATCGACGCGGCACACGAGCACTCCTATGACGTGGTGCTCCTCGATATCGGGCTTCCCGACCTCGACGGCTTTGAGGTCGCGCAGACCATGCGTGCAGATGGCTACGAGGGACTACTCGTGGCGTTGACCGGCTACAGCAGCGAGGAGGACCGTCAGCGCGCCGACGCAGCTGGGTTCGACACCTTGTTGACCAAGCCGGTCAGCTTTCACAAGCTCGAGGAAGCGATCGCGACCGTCCAAACCGGTTGGTCGTCCCCGCCTAGTTAG
- a CDS encoding tetratricopeptide repeat protein yields the protein MASSKKGGLKIEWRRGLIPLSLLAMFILRFGFGAPIWVLAVFTLWIPLYYILYPKYLRKRWTQFEKEFAYRFQKGDHKGLLEYYRDQWFLRKFGPQAEMLGKLGLVYSAMGKYREAEHALERAIDRAPAAQKDKLFFNLANIKYELGKYEDAEQIYKALRANSPYRHSAKTQLALINLRQGKQVDQARGFLEQERERARGSQKQRIERALAEC from the coding sequence ATGGCAAGCAGCAAAAAAGGCGGACTGAAAATCGAGTGGCGACGCGGACTTATCCCGCTGAGCCTCTTGGCGATGTTTATCCTGCGGTTCGGCTTCGGCGCCCCCATCTGGGTGCTGGCCGTGTTCACCCTGTGGATCCCGCTTTACTACATCCTGTACCCCAAGTATTTGCGCAAGCGCTGGACGCAGTTCGAGAAGGAATTCGCCTACCGCTTTCAGAAAGGCGACCACAAGGGGCTGCTCGAGTATTACCGCGACCAGTGGTTTTTGCGAAAGTTCGGCCCGCAGGCCGAGATGCTGGGCAAGCTCGGGCTGGTTTACTCGGCCATGGGCAAGTACCGCGAGGCCGAGCACGCCCTCGAGCGGGCCATCGACCGCGCCCCGGCCGCCCAAAAGGACAAGCTTTTCTTCAACCTGGCCAACATCAAGTACGAGCTGGGTAAATACGAAGACGCCGAGCAGATTTACAAGGCGCTGCGCGCCAACTCCCCCTACCGCCACTCGGCCAAGACTCAACTGGCGCTGATCAACCTGCGCCAGGGCAAGCAGGTCGACCAGGCGCGCGGCTTTCTCGAGCAGGAACGCGAGCGCGCCCGCGGCTCCCAAAAACAACGTATCGAGCGCGCGCTCGCCGAGTGTTGA
- a CDS encoding ATP-dependent Clp protease ATP-binding subunit, producing the protein MPTKFDLSKFTSKARKAMARAQELAADLEHRHVEIEHTLIAMLEQDDSSVDTVLQKIGVDTKALGRKLIEELELLPKNYKRGQKQVFVGKSLLSALEDAGDESKQAGDKFVNTEHLLLSFAKEKKSYAGRQLRDMGATPQKIRETLEEGHGGKKVEEPTGQVSEILSKFAEDLTALAKDNQLDPVIGRDAEIRRVMQVLTRRTKNNPVLIGEPGVGKTAIVEALAQRMVAGDVPTGLKGKRIMSLDVGSLVAGTSLRGQFEERMKAVINEVVQSRGKIILFIDELQQIVCAGGEGATNAANLLKPAMARGELSIIGTTTLDEYREYIEEDAALERRFQSILVEEVSVEGCVSILRGIKQQYEIHHGVQIRDQALVAAAEATDRYVTDRALPDKAIDAIDEACSRLRLEIDSKPTELDSVERKIQKLQMERQSLADATDSETVEAREGLENQIESLEEEASRLRVRWELEKEALDELTHTKEELEATEKAIAEAEREGDLGRAAELKYSAVPRIEKEISKAEQKLDEIHEDERLLKDYVDEQDIAHVIASWTGIPTTKMLESEREKLLKMPDRLRQRVVGQDHAIEAIAKAIWRSRAGLKEPGRPIGNFMFVGPTGVGKTELAKALSEFLFDSEESLIRIDMSEYMEQSKVNTLIGSARGYVGSQEGGVLTEAVRLKPYSVVLFDEAEKAHPDVFNILLQVMDEGRLTDSQGRTIDFSNTLVILTSNVGSRRIMDLSGEVDQEEMTDEVENILKDYFKPEFLNRLDAPIVFQALSREAIRLIVDIQERSLRKLLAHQKISIELTDATRDFLAEVGYEPEYGARPLKRAIGTYIQDPLSVEILEGRFGEGDHVVVEVAENGEELAFSKGAPN; encoded by the coding sequence ATGCCTACCAAGTTCGACCTGTCCAAATTCACCAGCAAAGCCAGAAAGGCGATGGCGCGCGCCCAAGAGCTCGCCGCCGACCTGGAGCACCGTCACGTCGAGATCGAGCACACGCTCATCGCCATGCTCGAGCAGGACGACAGCAGCGTCGATACCGTGCTCCAAAAGATCGGCGTCGATACCAAGGCGCTGGGCCGAAAGCTCATCGAGGAGCTCGAGCTTCTGCCCAAGAATTACAAGCGCGGCCAAAAGCAGGTATTTGTGGGTAAGTCGCTCTTGAGCGCACTCGAGGACGCGGGCGATGAGTCCAAGCAGGCTGGCGACAAATTCGTCAACACCGAGCATCTTCTGCTCTCCTTTGCCAAGGAGAAGAAGAGCTATGCCGGCCGCCAACTTCGCGACATGGGCGCGACGCCGCAGAAGATTCGTGAGACCCTCGAGGAGGGCCACGGCGGCAAGAAGGTCGAGGAGCCGACCGGGCAGGTCTCCGAAATCTTGAGCAAGTTCGCCGAAGACCTCACCGCGCTGGCCAAAGACAACCAGCTCGACCCGGTCATCGGTCGCGACGCCGAGATTCGCCGCGTCATGCAGGTGTTGACCCGGCGCACCAAGAACAACCCGGTGCTTATCGGCGAGCCGGGCGTCGGCAAGACGGCCATCGTCGAGGCGCTCGCCCAGCGCATGGTCGCAGGCGACGTGCCCACGGGGCTCAAAGGCAAGCGCATCATGAGCCTCGACGTGGGCTCGCTGGTCGCCGGCACCAGCCTGCGCGGCCAGTTCGAAGAGCGCATGAAGGCGGTCATCAACGAGGTCGTGCAGAGCCGCGGCAAGATCATTCTGTTCATCGACGAGCTCCAGCAGATCGTCTGCGCCGGCGGTGAGGGCGCGACCAACGCCGCCAACCTGCTCAAGCCGGCCATGGCGCGCGGCGAGCTGAGCATCATCGGCACGACCACCCTCGACGAGTACCGCGAGTATATCGAGGAAGACGCCGCGCTCGAGCGCCGCTTCCAGTCGATTCTGGTCGAAGAGGTCTCCGTCGAGGGTTGCGTCTCCATCCTGCGCGGCATCAAGCAGCAGTACGAGATTCACCACGGCGTGCAGATTCGCGACCAGGCGCTGGTGGCCGCAGCCGAGGCGACCGACCGCTACGTGACCGACCGGGCGCTTCCCGACAAGGCGATCGACGCCATCGACGAGGCGTGCAGCCGACTTCGCCTCGAAATCGACTCCAAGCCGACCGAGCTCGACTCGGTGGAGCGCAAGATTCAGAAGCTGCAGATGGAGCGCCAGTCGTTGGCCGACGCCACCGACTCGGAGACCGTCGAGGCGCGCGAAGGCTTGGAAAACCAGATCGAGAGCCTCGAAGAGGAGGCCTCTCGGCTGCGCGTGCGCTGGGAGCTCGAAAAAGAGGCCCTCGACGAGCTCACGCACACCAAAGAGGAGCTCGAGGCGACCGAGAAAGCGATCGCCGAGGCCGAGCGCGAGGGAGACCTGGGCCGCGCTGCCGAGCTCAAGTACAGCGCGGTGCCTCGCATCGAAAAGGAGATCTCCAAGGCCGAGCAAAAGCTCGACGAGATCCACGAAGACGAGCGTCTGCTCAAAGATTATGTCGACGAGCAGGATATCGCCCACGTCATCGCCAGCTGGACGGGTATCCCGACGACCAAGATGCTCGAGTCGGAGCGCGAGAAGCTCTTGAAGATGCCCGACCGCCTGCGCCAGCGCGTGGTCGGCCAGGACCACGCCATCGAGGCGATCGCCAAGGCCATCTGGCGCTCGCGCGCCGGGCTCAAGGAGCCGGGGCGTCCCATCGGCAACTTCATGTTCGTTGGGCCCACCGGCGTCGGTAAGACCGAGCTGGCCAAGGCCCTGAGCGAGTTCCTATTCGACAGCGAGGAGTCGCTCATTCGCATCGACATGAGCGAGTATATGGAGCAATCGAAGGTCAACACCCTCATCGGCTCGGCGCGCGGCTATGTGGGCAGCCAAGAGGGCGGTGTGCTGACCGAGGCTGTGCGCCTCAAGCCGTACAGCGTCGTGCTGTTCGACGAGGCCGAGAAGGCCCACCCCGACGTCTTCAACATCCTATTGCAGGTCATGGACGAGGGCCGTCTGACCGACAGCCAGGGCCGCACGATCGACTTCTCGAACACGCTGGTCATCCTGACGTCGAACGTCGGAAGCCGTCGCATCATGGACCTGTCCGGCGAGGTCGACCAGGAGGAGATGACCGACGAGGTCGAGAATATCCTCAAAGACTACTTCAAGCCCGAGTTCCTCAACCGCCTCGACGCGCCGATTGTCTTCCAGGCGCTCAGCCGCGAGGCGATTCGCCTCATCGTCGACATCCAGGAGCGCAGCCTGCGCAAGCTTCTGGCGCACCAGAAGATTTCCATCGAGCTGACCGACGCCACGCGCGACTTTTTGGCCGAGGTTGGCTACGAGCCCGAGTACGGCGCCCGTCCGCTCAAGCGCGCGATCGGCACCTACATTCAAGACCCGCTGTCGGTCGAGATTCTCGAGGGACGCTTTGGCGAGGGCGACCATGTGGTCGTCGAGGTCGCCGAGAACGGCGAGGAGTTGGCGTTCAGCAAGGGGGCGCCGAATTGA
- a CDS encoding matrixin family metalloprotease yields MNKTGIKLFALLIVAFGMLLSSNAFGYQFINSSQCPNGARWSSANQPLDYWINQNGSADVPMSSLQTIIEDSWAEWGEPCCSSFSANYRGTTSETALSRGGNVVLSWEESSWPTQMGNVNQTIAVTLSSVYSNCEIANAPILFNGVGFQFCTSGNRCTDLQAIATHEIGHNLGLGHSQYQDATMYAAYTGGTGARSLSQDDTAGVCSLYPGSCSCSQDSDCGPNQVCNGGTCEEAPCTSNSDCPAGKECNTSTGDCQIPTCSSDADCDDGYICDANGQCVSSCPVCRSCTSQADCGANGFCADLGSGSKCITNCGEGGACPGDSQCFQVPAPATSGSCSSSTDCTSGDQCYQTQSGGVCASPCSSDSDCGSNQMCQSYGNGVSICADVHNLCLNPDAANGSVCPSNYTCQGGDGSTGGGGGGATGACGGLGNSCDPNTQDFSQCTADNDVCLTMSDGGSICSCMCSTDADCGDGGLCVSVSGGQKACVPGSSTGDPCDGVTCGSGQVCQNGQCVDDGTSSGGDTGGGGGGADAGFDDAGTGGGGGTGGGGSGSGSDGGIVVERNDSAQNAEESTCSTIAPGSGAPGSLMLLAAFGLGALWRRRRRGTKGN; encoded by the coding sequence ATGAATAAGACAGGCATCAAGCTTTTCGCCCTGCTCATTGTCGCCTTCGGCATGCTCCTGTCGAGCAACGCCTTTGGCTACCAGTTCATCAACTCCTCGCAGTGCCCCAACGGCGCACGCTGGAGCTCGGCCAACCAGCCGCTCGACTACTGGATTAACCAGAACGGCTCGGCCGATGTGCCGATGAGCTCCTTGCAGACGATCATCGAAGACTCCTGGGCCGAATGGGGCGAGCCGTGTTGCTCGTCGTTCTCGGCCAATTACCGCGGGACCACCAGCGAGACCGCGCTGAGCCGCGGCGGCAACGTCGTGCTCTCCTGGGAAGAGAGCAGCTGGCCCACCCAGATGGGCAACGTCAACCAGACCATCGCGGTCACGCTCAGCTCGGTCTACAGCAACTGCGAGATCGCCAACGCCCCGATTCTGTTCAACGGCGTGGGCTTCCAGTTCTGCACCAGCGGCAACCGCTGCACCGACCTGCAAGCCATCGCCACCCACGAGATCGGCCACAACTTGGGCTTGGGCCACAGCCAGTACCAAGACGCGACGATGTATGCCGCCTACACCGGCGGCACCGGCGCCCGCTCGCTCTCCCAGGACGACACGGCCGGCGTCTGCTCGCTGTATCCGGGCTCGTGCTCCTGCTCACAGGACTCCGATTGCGGCCCGAACCAGGTCTGTAACGGCGGCACCTGCGAAGAGGCTCCCTGCACGAGTAACAGCGACTGCCCGGCGGGCAAAGAGTGCAACACCTCGACGGGTGACTGCCAGATTCCGACCTGCTCGAGCGACGCCGACTGCGACGACGGGTATATCTGTGACGCCAACGGCCAGTGCGTCTCGTCTTGCCCGGTGTGCCGCTCGTGCACCTCGCAAGCCGACTGCGGCGCCAACGGCTTCTGCGCCGACCTGGGCAGCGGCTCGAAGTGCATCACCAACTGCGGCGAAGGCGGCGCCTGCCCCGGCGACTCGCAGTGCTTCCAGGTCCCCGCGCCGGCCACCAGCGGCTCGTGCTCCTCGAGCACCGACTGCACCTCGGGCGACCAGTGCTACCAGACCCAAAGCGGCGGCGTTTGCGCCAGCCCGTGCAGCTCCGACAGTGACTGCGGCTCGAACCAGATGTGCCAGTCGTACGGAAACGGCGTGTCCATCTGCGCCGACGTCCACAACCTGTGCCTGAACCCCGACGCAGCCAATGGCTCGGTCTGCCCGTCCAACTACACCTGTCAAGGCGGCGACGGCTCGACCGGCGGCGGCGGTGGCGGCGCGACCGGCGCGTGTGGCGGCCTGGGCAACAGTTGCGACCCCAACACCCAGGACTTCTCGCAGTGCACCGCCGACAACGACGTGTGCCTGACGATGTCCGACGGCGGCAGCATCTGCTCGTGCATGTGCAGCACCGACGCCGACTGCGGCGACGGTGGTCTGTGCGTGAGCGTGTCGGGCGGCCAGAAGGCGTGCGTGCCGGGGAGCAGCACCGGTGACCCGTGTGACGGCGTCACCTGCGGCTCCGGCCAGGTCTGCCAGAACGGCCAGTGCGTCGACGACGGCACCTCCTCCGGTGGCGACACCGGCGGCGGTGGTGGCGGCGCTGACGCCGGCTTCGACGACGCCGGTACCGGCGGCGGTGGAGGCACCGGTGGTGGCGGAAGCGGTAGTGGCTCCGACGGCGGCATCGTCGTCGAGCGCAACGACAGCGCGCAAAACGCCGAAGAGTCGACCTGCTCGACGATCGCACCGGGCAGCGGCGCTCCCGGAAGCCTGATGCTCCTGGCGGCCTTCGGCCTCGGCGCCCTGTGGCGTCGTCGTCGAAGGGGAACTAAGGGGAACTAA
- a CDS encoding DUF1844 domain-containing protein has product MSDDASETKSNGHSNGEPEGTVLGGNAGVYIPSRDQDTDDPPAIGDEHLEVPADFGSFIVSLGTNCMINLGRVEHPETGGLTKDLTAARHTIDILEMLQEKTAGNLDNEEQKLLESLLYDLRSAFVAEKKAKN; this is encoded by the coding sequence ATGAGCGACGACGCATCGGAAACGAAATCCAACGGCCACTCGAATGGAGAACCCGAGGGGACGGTCCTCGGCGGCAACGCCGGGGTCTATATCCCCTCGCGGGACCAAGATACTGACGATCCTCCCGCCATCGGCGACGAGCACCTGGAAGTCCCCGCCGACTTCGGCAGCTTCATCGTCAGCTTGGGCACCAACTGCATGATCAACCTGGGGCGCGTCGAGCACCCCGAGACGGGCGGCCTCACCAAAGATTTGACCGCCGCGCGGCACACCATCGACATCCTCGAGATGCTCCAGGAGAAGACCGCCGGCAACCTCGACAACGAGGAACAAAAGCTGCTCGAGAGCCTGTTGTACGATTTGCGAAGTGCTTTTGTGGCCGAAAAGAAGGCCAAGAACTGA
- a CDS encoding protein kinase domain-containing protein — MADDNYLVDAQSGEQRFRLRRMLATGRSYQIVLAEDTASNGRLVCAKADLYDADRLDDRDYVAGRHEALESEWQFLQHLDSDLLPEPVAFFRASNAEADFEDEPVLVYEYIEGKTLFEWVEAEHDEGLAPEAALGILRDLVQFLISVHAAGYIYRDLDPRHLIVDDEGTLCGVVGFGNVAEKGERPNVAKMEYADAPYVAPEARAERSGKMLRPAADAYALGALMSFMLTGEEPRKVVENPLNWESYDRLSNLEPPGLALLVARLIQPLAKKRFGRLERLQPFLTMEGLPTTKTKGFGMMLLPAPFSGVEDPEKNRALKSKLSSGPLISVEDEAPVSRSHGEAAMDDDGMPRSWLIGAVIMALVTVAVLISMGVI; from the coding sequence ATGGCAGACGACAACTATCTTGTCGACGCACAAAGCGGTGAGCAGCGATTTCGGCTGCGCCGCATGCTCGCGACAGGGCGAAGCTACCAGATCGTCCTCGCCGAAGACACCGCCTCGAACGGGCGGCTGGTCTGCGCGAAGGCCGATTTATACGACGCCGACCGCCTCGACGACCGCGACTATGTCGCCGGGCGTCACGAAGCTTTGGAAAGCGAGTGGCAGTTTCTACAACACCTCGACAGCGACTTGCTTCCCGAGCCGGTGGCGTTTTTCCGCGCCTCGAATGCCGAGGCCGACTTCGAGGACGAGCCGGTGCTCGTCTACGAGTATATCGAGGGCAAGACGCTCTTTGAATGGGTCGAAGCGGAGCACGACGAGGGGCTCGCGCCGGAGGCTGCGCTTGGAATTTTGCGCGATCTCGTGCAGTTTCTAATCTCCGTGCACGCCGCAGGCTACATTTATCGCGATCTCGACCCGCGACACCTCATCGTCGATGACGAGGGGACGCTTTGCGGGGTGGTCGGTTTTGGCAACGTCGCCGAGAAAGGCGAGCGCCCGAACGTGGCCAAGATGGAGTATGCCGACGCGCCCTACGTAGCGCCCGAGGCGCGCGCTGAGCGCTCGGGCAAGATGCTGCGCCCGGCAGCCGACGCCTACGCGCTGGGCGCGCTCATGAGCTTCATGCTCACCGGCGAAGAGCCGCGCAAGGTGGTCGAAAACCCGCTCAACTGGGAGTCTTACGACCGGTTGAGCAACCTCGAGCCGCCCGGCCTCGCGCTGCTGGTCGCTCGGCTCATCCAGCCGCTGGCTAAAAAGCGTTTCGGACGCTTGGAGCGCCTGCAGCCGTTTTTGACGATGGAGGGCCTGCCGACCACCAAGACGAAAGGCTTCGGCATGATGCTCCTGCCCGCGCCATTTTCGGGGGTCGAAGATCCCGAGAAGAATCGGGCTCTCAAGAGCAAGCTTTCGTCGGGCCCGCTGATCAGCGTCGAGGACGAGGCGCCCGTGAGTCGGTCGCACGGTGAAGCCGCGATGGACGACGACGGTATGCCGCGCTCTTGGCTTATCGGTGCGGTGATCATGGCACTAGTGACTGTAGCTGTATTGATTTCAATGGGCGTCATCTGA
- a CDS encoding ATPase domain-containing protein — protein sequence MISNLDQELLSSGIEGLDSILRGGFPPNNAYLVKGRPGTGKTSLAMQFLLEGARRGESALYVSFSESRRELEVVAESHGWDIDSIRTVELASSISERATAGSSIFHASDVDLPQSLNTITECVERYEPTRVAVDSLTELYNMAESERHFRRALFQLKIRLEKAGVTTIFVGEQGPAVKTDAESIVHGIIELERETPHYGPQRRRLQVSKLRGREIETGFHDYKILRGGLEVYPRIRPSGQGRRIGAGERAKSGIEALDRLLGGGFDRGSTSLIVGPSGAGKSSVVIQYAVAAAKRGEKTVIYTFDEDPATITRRAENMEVPLSEHLDAGLVRVQSVDAAEMSPGQFAHLVREAVDEGGAQFIAIDSINGYMHAMPSTESLVPHLHDLLTFLGNRGVVMMLVMTLGGLFRGTEKEAMHLSYLADTVLLLRYFEQRGAVRRAITAAKHGTGNHEKLIRELTLGEGGVHIGEPIEEFSGVLEQTPVFEGSSNALNRRTRHGYAVHDDD from the coding sequence ATGATATCGAACTTGGACCAAGAGTTGCTTTCGTCCGGGATCGAGGGACTCGACTCGATCCTGCGTGGCGGATTTCCCCCCAACAATGCCTACCTCGTTAAAGGGCGGCCGGGCACCGGCAAGACCTCGTTGGCGATGCAGTTTCTGCTCGAAGGCGCGCGCCGCGGCGAGTCGGCGCTGTATGTCAGCTTCTCGGAGAGCCGACGCGAGTTGGAGGTGGTGGCCGAGTCGCACGGCTGGGATATCGACTCGATCCGGACCGTCGAACTGGCCAGCAGCATCTCGGAGCGGGCCACTGCGGGATCGAGCATCTTTCACGCCTCCGACGTCGACCTGCCGCAGTCGCTCAATACCATCACCGAGTGCGTGGAGCGCTACGAGCCGACGCGCGTGGCGGTCGACTCCCTCACCGAACTCTACAATATGGCCGAGTCGGAGCGTCATTTCCGACGGGCTCTCTTCCAACTCAAGATTCGCCTGGAGAAGGCGGGCGTGACGACCATCTTCGTGGGCGAGCAGGGGCCGGCGGTCAAGACGGACGCCGAGAGCATCGTCCACGGGATCATCGAGCTGGAACGTGAGACGCCCCACTACGGTCCTCAACGCCGACGTCTGCAGGTCTCGAAGCTGCGCGGCCGCGAGATCGAGACGGGCTTTCACGACTACAAGATCTTGCGCGGTGGATTGGAGGTGTACCCGCGGATTCGACCCAGCGGACAGGGGCGACGAATCGGTGCGGGCGAGCGAGCCAAGAGTGGCATCGAGGCGCTCGATCGTCTGCTCGGCGGCGGGTTCGACCGCGGCTCGACCAGCCTTATCGTCGGCCCCAGCGGAGCAGGAAAGTCGTCGGTGGTCATCCAATATGCCGTGGCCGCGGCCAAGCGCGGTGAGAAGACGGTGATCTATACGTTCGACGAGGACCCGGCGACGATCACACGCCGTGCCGAAAACATGGAAGTTCCGCTCTCCGAGCACCTCGACGCAGGTCTGGTTCGTGTCCAGAGCGTGGACGCGGCCGAAATGTCTCCCGGCCAATTTGCCCACCTGGTGCGTGAGGCCGTCGACGAGGGGGGCGCGCAATTTATCGCCATCGACAGCATCAACGGCTACATGCACGCCATGCCCAGCACCGAGTCGCTGGTGCCTCACCTGCACGATTTACTCACTTTTCTGGGCAATCGGGGCGTCGTAATGATGCTGGTGATGACGCTGGGCGGCCTGTTTCGCGGCACCGAAAAGGAGGCGATGCACCTGAGCTATCTGGCGGACACCGTCTTGCTGCTACGCTACTTCGAGCAACGCGGCGCGGTGCGCAGGGCGATCACGGCGGCCAAGCACGGGACAGGCAATCACGAGAAGCTGATTCGGGAGTTGACTCTCGGAGAGGGCGGCGTCCATATCGGCGAGCCGATCGAAGAATTTTCCGGGGTTCTCGAGCAGACACCCGTCTTCGAAGGTTCTTCCAACGCTTTGAACCGGAGGACCCGGCATGGATATGCCGTCCACGATGATGACTGA